The following are encoded in a window of Cygnus atratus isolate AKBS03 ecotype Queensland, Australia chromosome 8, CAtr_DNAZoo_HiC_assembly, whole genome shotgun sequence genomic DNA:
- the PDE4DIP gene encoding myomegalin isoform X4 has protein sequence MANGYRTLSQHLNDLKKENFSLKLRIYFLEERVQQKGEGSRDDVYRRNIELKVEVESLKRELREKQQALDKTWVAAENQSNRSEAALRQHYEERQRESEHVYELLENKIQLLQEEARLARSEAEQATALAKAEAQRCQELAARLKEAARAQGDSGSGDGRHDTARRSPEEPSGDPAASHQLAGTLPDQNRDLEEQNLQDERRQPAPGDPAGGQHASDLRATELQGKIQQLEATNQLLQEKLNELNFELKSAQETSQRQDRTIRSLNEALKSKESETEELYHVIEGQNETMAKLRDMLHRSQLGQLQMSERPPSSQEQQAALLDLQNTLFCTQLEVQKLKRAQRQKEHQLAEARRAAELLETTMHEEEQQKEATWKHNQELRAVVQQLQAELQDKAQQIQAVEWEKCCELQAQEQRVQCLSQHLARKEQLLQESRELLQCQQSLGRSPAAVDTMLEKLQQRVSDRDAALERAVDEKFSALEKKEQELQQLRLSIRERGGDLERLRSVLSSNEATIHSLESLLKAKTLELEQVSATCQNLRWLKEEMEAKSCRRQKEQEGIIQQLQTCLHDRNKEVEELTATLLCKLGPGQSEVAEELCSRLQRKEKMLQELLSDRSRQAMEHDAEIRELLQATSTKEQCSRTAAEKMAHALAERSCELQLLRQHVLGKEPFRTQSAGTSLLKQDKQQPLQEMLQRACGATAPAGPPQGDSCPTEGASPAELEKDLVNAKEELELMAKKERESRRELAALQSVVATQEEELQVQASDMESLTRTIQIKEDLIKDLQMQLVDPEEIPAVERLTQEVLVLREKVAVVESRGREATGSRKQQLLLMLEGLVAERNRLNEALQAERQLYSSLVKFHTHPDSAARDRTLQVELEGVQELRGQLEEALGRSLERLSRLETQGAIGGGEQERVRVLPQHAF, from the exons ATGGCTAACGGGTACCGCACGCTGTCCCAGCACCTCAACGACCTCAAAAAGGAGAATTTCAGCCTCAAACTCCGCATCTACTTCCTGGAGGAGCGCGTGCAGCAGAAGGGCGAGGGCAGCCGGGACGATGTCTACCGGCGG AACATCGAGCTGAAGGTGGAGGTGGAGAGCCTGAAGCGGGAGCTGcgggagaagcagcaggcactGGACAAAACCTG GGTGGCCGCAGAGAACCAGTCAAACCGCAGCGAGGCCGCGCTCCGGCAGCACTATGAGGAGCGGCAGCGGGAGTCGGAGCACGTCTACGAGCTGCTGGAGAACAAgatccagctcctgcaggag GAGGCCAGACTGGCCAGGAGCGAGGCGGAGCAGGCCACCGCGCTGGCCAAGGCCGAGGCGCAGcggtgccaggagctggcggccaGGCTGAAGGAGGCTGCGAGGGCGCAGGGGGACAGCGGGAGCGGCGATGGACGACACGACACGGCACGGAG GAGCCCTGAGGAGCCCAGCGGGGACCCAGCCGCCAGCCACCAGCTCGCAGGGACGCTGCCGGACCAGAATCGCGACCTGGAGGAGCAG aatctGCAAGATGAACGTCGGCAGCCAGCTCCAGGTGACCCCGCAGGCGGGCAGCACGCGTCCGATCTGCGTGCTACGGAGCTGCAGGGCAAAATCCAGCAACTGGAAGCTACCAACCAG TTGTTACAGGAGAAGCTGAATGAACTGAATTTTGAGTTAAAATCTGCCCAAGAAACATCGCAGAGACAAGATCGTACGATTCGGAGTCTGAACGAGGCCCTGAAGAGCAAGGAGAGTGAG ACAGAAGAGCTGTACCATGTCATCGAAGGGCAGAATGAGACAATGGCCAAGCTGCGGGACATGTTACACAGAAGCCAGCTGGGACAGTTGCAG ATGTCAGAGCGCCCACCCTCCTctcaggagcagcaggcagcactgctggatCTTCAGAACACGCTTTTCTGCACCCAGCTGGAGgtgcagaaactgaaaagagCTCAGCGCCAGAAAGAGCATCAGCTGGCTGAAGCCAGGAGGGCAGCCGAGCTCCTGGAGACCACGATGCAcgaggaagagcagcagaaagaggcAACCTGGAAACACAACCAG GAGCTGCGTGCTGTggtccagcagctgcaggcagagctgcaggacaaGGCTCAGCAGATCCAGGCTGTGGAATGGGAGAAGTGCTGCGAGCTGCAGGCGCAGGAGCAGAGAGTGCAGTGTTTGAGTCAGCACCTGGCTCGCAaggaacagctgctgcag GAATCGAGGGAACttctgcagtgccagcagagCCTGGGCAGGAGCCCCGCGGCCGTGGATACCAtgctggagaagctgcagcagcgAGTCAGTGACAGGGATGCTGCTCTGGAG CGAGCGGTAGATGAGAAGTTCTCTGCCCTGGAGAAGAAGGAGCAAGAGCTGCAACAGCTCCGTCTCTCCATAAGAGAGCGTGGAGGTGACCTGGAGAGGCTGCGCAGCGTCCTGTCCAGCAACGAGGCCACCATTCAC AGCCTGGAGAGCCTCTTGAAAGCCAAAACCCTGGAACTGGAACAGGTGTCAGCAACCTGCCAAAACCTCCGCTGGCtcaaggaggagatggaggccAAATCCTGCCGCaggcagaaggagcaggaggggatcatccagcagctgcagacGTGCCTGCATGACAGGAACAAGGAAGTGGAG GAGCTCACGGCAACTTTGCTCTGCAAGCTGGGCCCAGGGCAGAGCGAGGTAGCAGAGGAGCTGTGCTCGCGTCTCCAGCgcaaggaaaaaatgctgcaggaaCTCCTCAGCGACAGGAGCCGTCAGGCTATGGAGCACGATGCTGAGATccgggagctgctgcaggccaCGAGCACCAAGGAGCAGTGCAGCAGA ACGGCAGCCGAGAAGATGGCACACGCCTTGGCTGAAAGGAGCTGCGAGTTGCAACTCCTGCGCCAGCACGTGCTGGGAAAGGAGCCCTTCAGGACCCAGTCGGCTGGTACCAGTCTGCTGAAGCAGGACAAACAACAGCCCCTGCAA GAAATGCTGCAGAGAGCTTGTGGAGCTACAGCCCCTGCCGGACCCCCACAGGGGGACAGCTGCCCGACAGAGGGAG CATCACCGGCAGAACTGGAGAAGGATCTTGTTAACGCCAAAGAAGAGCTGGAGCTAATggcaaagaaggaaagggaaagcagg CGGGAGCTCGCTGCTCTCCAGTCTGTTGTGGCCACGCAGGAGGAAGAACTGCAGGTGCAGGCCTCTGATATGGAGTCTCTGACCAGGACCATCCAGATCAAAGAGGACCTCATCAAG GATCTGCAGATGCAGCTGGTGGATCCTGAAGAAATTCCAGCCGTGGAAAGGCTGACACAAGAAGTGCTGGTGCTGCGGGAGAAAGTGGCTGTAGTGGAGTCACGAGGACGAGAGGCTactggaagcagaaagcagcag TTGTTACTGATGCTGGAAGGGCTGGTGGCCGAAAGGAATCGGCTAAACGAGGCTCTCCAGGCAGAGAGGCAGCTCTACAGCAGCCTGGTGAAGTTTCACACGCACCCAGACAG CGCTGCGAGAGACCGCACTCTGCAGGTGGAGCTGGAGGGGGTCCAGGAGCTGCGGGGACAGCTGGAAGAAGCTCTTGGAAGAAGCTTGGAGCGTTTGAGCAGGCTGGAGACACAGGGCGCCATAGGAGGTGGGGAACAGGAGCGTGTGAGAGTCCTACCCCAGCATGCCTTCTGA
- the PDE4DIP gene encoding myomegalin isoform X5, giving the protein MKETCRICARELCGNQRRWIFHTAAKLNLQVLLSHVLGRELCRDGKAEFACSKCAFMLDRIYRFDTVIARIEALSIERLQKLLLEKDRLKFCIASMYRRNNEDSGTDDRAGDGTVDLSNLPDVRYAALLQEDFAYSGYEYWTEQDEHSLEPHSCHASEGASNRPRRCRGCAALRVADADYEAICKVPRKVARSISCGLSGRWSASMGNEESSVCDTVESAGARGPVDGESMEEGTPASSVESLDTTVEAGPLQQKDEDADKGVKGNGKCDDLAEDRVTPSSSLSGNRLELALSLIKGLDYKPIQSPRGSRLPIPVKSSLPPPKLSRDLADGSAAAGLAYAGSGFLTAERKSLSRASLGLPLEISELQELWDDLCEDYMPLRVQNLQDERRQPAPGDPAGGQHASDLRATELQGKIQQLEATNQLLQEKLNELNFELKSAQETSQRQDRTIRSLNEALKSKESETEELYHVIEGQNETMAKLRDMLHRSQLGQLQMSERPPSSQEQQAALLDLQNTLFCTQLEVQKLKRAQRQKEHQLAEARRAAELLETTMHEEEQQKEATWKHNQELRAVVQQLQAELQDKAQQIQAVEWEKCCELQAQEQRVQCLSQHLARKEQLLQESRELLQCQQSLGRSPAAVDTMLEKLQQRVSDRDAALERAVDEKFSALEKKEQELQQLRLSIRERGGDLERLRSVLSSNEATIHSLESLLKAKTLELEQVSATCQNLRWLKEEMEAKSCRRQKEQEGIIQQLQTCLHDRNKEVEELTATLLCKLGPGQSEVAEELCSRLQRKEKMLQELLSDRSRQAMEHDAEIRELLQATSTKEQCSRTAAEKMAHALAERSCELQLLRQHVLGKEPFRTQSAGTSLLKQDKQQPLQEMLQRACGATAPAGPPQGDSCPTEGASPAELEKDLVNAKEELELMAKKERESRRELAALQSVVATQEEELQVQASDMESLTRTIQIKEDLIKDLQMQLVDPEEIPAVERLTQEVLVLREKVAVVESRGREATGSRKQQLLLMLEGLVAERNRLNEALQAERQLYSSLVKFHTHPDSAARDRTLQVELEGVQELRGQLEEALGRSLERLSRLETQGAIGGQAVGTDADDASTDFASSIEEEVAHSTATQHNSPRAPKESRGTEKAPPRSATPALPERGLRAEEELRELKAQLEEAGFSSVSHIRKAMLSLCLENAELKERMGEATLLLESGEQEEAGLGGSVSPEPRRMQRKGRSALGDRQAGGSGDSQGLAAERGAVPTKRPALEARCRDDAPKRPCPSAPGGGDGSHEEGMAPGRGWSGLGAELRSQVAQGQKQCQELQDKLAASEATVRAQAEQLEKYHVLLREPHAQQLSKQVQVDFQDLGYETCGRSETEVDRDETTSPECEEPDVFSEPSLGEELGSPCRLGVPRAGKAALKATSPPDVGALCQHIKDLKAQLLNANKVIQSLQRRARSVSVTSGYTSGTERPPPGPAALASPSHSLTDEDEGWQSDGRGTLCPPSPWARHDLEQLVHRVALLEAQLPATKPQGVFPKELQSATWPGKYNSLIQAQARELSHLRQTLREGRGVSRSLAQHLRDALRSFEELLRGTDIDYYLGQGFREQLTQGRQLAERLSDKLGTRDRQDGEDKTSHELLALRLSRELQEKEKVIESLEAKLQERCESPGSSRPPSESSRSATSASFVSDALEPCSDGDAASECSQCHEEPARLTGLRFDSLSKPVSAPLPALTPGLSPFLPTGLPPPAAPVLLGCCGTPACSLAEAQQELQVLRRQLGESVTLPVATAKPTASLGPFGEGGKPAASLCQHDALQSLAKAPGARETRILWDVPAPGRPLNGALPSGFPSSQKLTGADLLEEHLVEIRSLRQRLEESICTNDRLREQLERRLASTGKASGLPGDVYTQGPEPGLQLSGENRALREDNQTLRLQCDHLSRELARVQEALLAACSRVREAEAELGQRRGEQCRLAEELTKHQESIRQLRDERLSLQDDNNRLQHTVTLLQQQCDEHRLLLQALRTELHVYESLPGPAAEPRAGCFPSPPVRDVGTSSAAFSPTPSKTSVPRQVEETLGADPAVRRSEGPPGAHVVGRLDTYRSLEQRILEGKALARELTCVTRPVLGLPNHLLPGKEVPGCTGAGHLWGSASTLHRVLEECASLLTTFWSTVLPVSPAQHQGKEQALQGEIAALRAQLSEKEDALQSTAEQLRSMARLKDSMEQFIVSQLTRTHSVLRKARTNLEVKAQQALPVV; this is encoded by the exons ATGAAGGAAACGTGCCGGATTTGTGCCCGGGAGCTGTGCGGCAACCAGCGGCGATGGATCTTCCACACGGCGGCCAAGCTCAACCTCCAGGTGCTGCTGTCCCACGTCctgggcagggagctgtgcCGGGACGGCAAAGCCGAGTTCGCTTGCAGCAAGTGTGCCTTCATGCTGGACCGCATCTACAGGTTCGACACGGTCATCGCGCGCATCGAAGCCCTCTCCATCGAGCgcctgcagaagctgctgctggagaaggacCGCCTCAAGTTCTGCATCGCCAGCATGTACCGCAGGAACAACGAAGACTCCGGCACGGATGACAGAGCCGGGGATGGGACTGTGGACCTCTCTAACCTGCCTGATGTACGGTATGCCgccctcctgcaggaggacTTTGCTTATTCTGGGTACGAGTACTGGACGGAGCAAGACGAGCACAGCCTGGAGCCACACAGCTGCCATGCTTCAGAGGGAGCGAGCAACCGCCCGCGGCGCTGCCGTGGCTGCGCGGCGCTGCGCGTGGCTGATGCCGACTATGAAGCAATTTGCAAAGTGCCACGAAAGGTGGCCAGAAGCATCTCCTGCGGGCTGTCCGGCCGGTGGTCAGCGAGCATGGGCAACGAGGAGTCATCCGTGTGCGACACGGTGGAGTCGGCTGGCGCCAGAGGGCCGGTGGATGGGGAGAGCATGGAGGAGGGCACGCCCGCGTCCTCCGTTGAGTCCCTGGACACGACAGTGGAGGCCGGCCCTCTGCAGCAGAAGGATGAAGACGCAGATAAGGGGGTGAAGGGGAACGGCAAATGTGACGACCTGGCAGAGGACCGTGTGACCCCCAGCTCGTCGCTGAGCGGGAacaggctggagctggccctTAGCTTGATCAAGGGGTTAGACTACAAACCCATCCAGAGCCCGCGGGGCAGCAGGCTGCCTATTCCCGTGAAGTCCAGCTTGCCCCCTCCCAAGCTCAGCCGGGACTTGGCAgatggcagtgctgctgctggcttaGCCTATGCTGGTTCTGGTTTCctgacagcagaaagaaaatcccTTTCCAGGGCTTCTTTGGGTCTTCCCTTGGAGATTTCTGAACTGCAGGAGCTGTGGGACGACCTCTGTGAGGATTATATGCCGCTGCGGGTACAG aatctGCAAGATGAACGTCGGCAGCCAGCTCCAGGTGACCCCGCAGGCGGGCAGCACGCGTCCGATCTGCGTGCTACGGAGCTGCAGGGCAAAATCCAGCAACTGGAAGCTACCAACCAG TTGTTACAGGAGAAGCTGAATGAACTGAATTTTGAGTTAAAATCTGCCCAAGAAACATCGCAGAGACAAGATCGTACGATTCGGAGTCTGAACGAGGCCCTGAAGAGCAAGGAGAGTGAG ACAGAAGAGCTGTACCATGTCATCGAAGGGCAGAATGAGACAATGGCCAAGCTGCGGGACATGTTACACAGAAGCCAGCTGGGACAGTTGCAG ATGTCAGAGCGCCCACCCTCCTctcaggagcagcaggcagcactgctggatCTTCAGAACACGCTTTTCTGCACCCAGCTGGAGgtgcagaaactgaaaagagCTCAGCGCCAGAAAGAGCATCAGCTGGCTGAAGCCAGGAGGGCAGCCGAGCTCCTGGAGACCACGATGCAcgaggaagagcagcagaaagaggcAACCTGGAAACACAACCAG GAGCTGCGTGCTGTggtccagcagctgcaggcagagctgcaggacaaGGCTCAGCAGATCCAGGCTGTGGAATGGGAGAAGTGCTGCGAGCTGCAGGCGCAGGAGCAGAGAGTGCAGTGTTTGAGTCAGCACCTGGCTCGCAaggaacagctgctgcag GAATCGAGGGAACttctgcagtgccagcagagCCTGGGCAGGAGCCCCGCGGCCGTGGATACCAtgctggagaagctgcagcagcgAGTCAGTGACAGGGATGCTGCTCTGGAG CGAGCGGTAGATGAGAAGTTCTCTGCCCTGGAGAAGAAGGAGCAAGAGCTGCAACAGCTCCGTCTCTCCATAAGAGAGCGTGGAGGTGACCTGGAGAGGCTGCGCAGCGTCCTGTCCAGCAACGAGGCCACCATTCAC AGCCTGGAGAGCCTCTTGAAAGCCAAAACCCTGGAACTGGAACAGGTGTCAGCAACCTGCCAAAACCTCCGCTGGCtcaaggaggagatggaggccAAATCCTGCCGCaggcagaaggagcaggaggggatcatccagcagctgcagacGTGCCTGCATGACAGGAACAAGGAAGTGGAG GAGCTCACGGCAACTTTGCTCTGCAAGCTGGGCCCAGGGCAGAGCGAGGTAGCAGAGGAGCTGTGCTCGCGTCTCCAGCgcaaggaaaaaatgctgcaggaaCTCCTCAGCGACAGGAGCCGTCAGGCTATGGAGCACGATGCTGAGATccgggagctgctgcaggccaCGAGCACCAAGGAGCAGTGCAGCAGA ACGGCAGCCGAGAAGATGGCACACGCCTTGGCTGAAAGGAGCTGCGAGTTGCAACTCCTGCGCCAGCACGTGCTGGGAAAGGAGCCCTTCAGGACCCAGTCGGCTGGTACCAGTCTGCTGAAGCAGGACAAACAACAGCCCCTGCAA GAAATGCTGCAGAGAGCTTGTGGAGCTACAGCCCCTGCCGGACCCCCACAGGGGGACAGCTGCCCGACAGAGGGAG CATCACCGGCAGAACTGGAGAAGGATCTTGTTAACGCCAAAGAAGAGCTGGAGCTAATggcaaagaaggaaagggaaagcagg CGGGAGCTCGCTGCTCTCCAGTCTGTTGTGGCCACGCAGGAGGAAGAACTGCAGGTGCAGGCCTCTGATATGGAGTCTCTGACCAGGACCATCCAGATCAAAGAGGACCTCATCAAG GATCTGCAGATGCAGCTGGTGGATCCTGAAGAAATTCCAGCCGTGGAAAGGCTGACACAAGAAGTGCTGGTGCTGCGGGAGAAAGTGGCTGTAGTGGAGTCACGAGGACGAGAGGCTactggaagcagaaagcagcag TTGTTACTGATGCTGGAAGGGCTGGTGGCCGAAAGGAATCGGCTAAACGAGGCTCTCCAGGCAGAGAGGCAGCTCTACAGCAGCCTGGTGAAGTTTCACACGCACCCAGACAG CGCTGCGAGAGACCGCACTCTGCAGGTGGAGCTGGAGGGGGTCCAGGAGCTGCGGGGACAGCTGGAAGAAGCTCTTGGAAGAAGCTTGGAGCGTTTGAGCAGGCTGGAGACACAGGGCGCCATAGGAG GTCAGGCCGTAGGGACAGATGCTGATGATGCCAGCACCGACTTTGCCAGCAGCATCGAGGAGGAGGTGGCTCACAGCACCGCGACCCAGCAT AACAGCCCCCGGGCCCCTAAGGAGAGCAGGGGCACTGAGAAGGCACCACCGAGGAGCGCAACGCCGGCCCTGCCggagcgggggctgcgggcagaaGAGGAGCTGCGGGAGCTGAAGGCGCAGCTGGAGGAAGCCGGCTTCTCCTCCGTCTCCCACATCAG GAAGGCGATGCTGAGCCTGTGCCTGGAGAACGCGGAGCTGAAGGAGCGGATGGGTGAAGCCACGTTGCTGCTGGAGagcggggagcaggaggaggccgGGCTGGGTGGCTCTGTGTCACCTGAGCCCCGCAGGATGCAGCGGAAGGGCCGCAGTGCCCTTGGGGACCGCCAGGCTGGTGGCAGCGGGGACAGCCAGGGGCTCGCAGCAGAGAGGGGAGCTGTGCCCACCAAGCGCCCCGCGCTGGAGGCGCGGTGCCGGGACGATGCGCCCAAGAGACCCTGCCCCAGTGCCCCTGGTGGAGGGGACGGGAGCCAC GAGGAGGGCATGGCCCCAGGCAGGGGCTGGTCAGGGCTGGGTGCGGAGCTGCGCTCTCAGGTGGCGCAGGGGCAGAAGcagtgccaggagctgcaggacaaGCTGGCCGCCTCGGAGGCCACGGTGCGGGCgcaggctgagcagctggaGAAGTACCACGTCCTGCTCC GTGAACCCCAcgcccagcagctcagcaagcAAGTGCAAGTGGACTTCCAGGACCTGGGCTACGAGACGTGTGGGCGAAGCGAGACCGAAGTGGACCGGGATGAGACCACCAGTCCCG AGTGCGAGGAGCCGGACGTGTTCAGCGAGCCCAGCCTGGGCGAGGAGCTGGGGTCCCCGTGCCGcctgggggtgcccagggcGGGCAAGGCTGCCCTGAAAGCCACGTCCCCTCCAGATGTGGGAGCCCTGTGCCAGCACATCAAGGACCTCAAGGCGCAACTTCTCAATGCCAACAAGGTGATCCAGAGCCTGCAGCGCCGTGCCCGCTCCGTCTCCGTCACCAGCGGCTACACCTCGGGCACCGAGCGGCCCCCACCGGGCCCCGCCGCCTTGGCCTCGCCGTCCCACAGCCTGACCGATGAGGACGAGGGCTGGCAGTCGGACGGCCGTGGCACCCTCTGCCCGCCCAGCCCGTGGGCACGCCATGACCTGGAGCAGCTGGTGCACCGCGTCGCGCTCCTCGAGGCACAGCTACCTGCGACCAAGCCCCAAGGGGTTTTTCCCAAGGAGCTGCAATCTGCTACGTGGCCAGG GAAATACAACTCGCTGATCCAAGCGCAGGCCCGGGAGCTCTCCCACCTGCGGCAGACGCTGCGGGAGGGCCGCGGGGTGAGCCGCAGCCTGGCCCAGCACCTGCGCGATGCCCTGCGGTCCTTTGAGGAGCTCCTCCGTGGGACCGACATCGACTACTACCTGGGCCAGGGCTTCCGGGAGCAGCTGacccagggcaggcagctggccGAGAGGCTCAGTGACAAGCTGGGCACCA GAGATCGACAGGATGGGGAGGATAAAACCAGCCACGAACTCCTGGCGCTGAG GCTCAGCCGGGAGCtccaggagaaggagaaggtgaTCGAGAGCCTGGAGGCAAAGCTGCAGGAGCGCTGCGAGTCCCCGGGCAGCAGCCGCCCTCCCTCAGAGTCATCCCGCTCTGCCACCAGCGCCTCCTTCGTGTCCGATGCGCTGGAGCCCTGCTCCGACGGGGACGCAGCCAGCGAGTGCAGCCAGTGCCACGAGGAGCCCGCCCGACTCACAG GCCTTCGCTTTGACTCTTTGTCCAAACCCGTTAGTGCCCCCCTGCCTGCGCTGACCCCCGGGCTGTCCCCATTCCTGCCCACGGGGCtccccccgcccgcagcccccgtgctgctgggctgctgtgggACCCCCGCCTGCTCCCTGGCCGAGGCGCAGCAGGAACTGCAGGTGCTCCGgaggcagctgggagaaa GTGTGACACTGCCCGTGGCAACAGCAAAGCCCACAGCCTCGCTGGGACCCTTTGGAGAGGGCGGCAAACCCGCAGCATCGCTCTGCCAGCACGACgccctgcagagcctggccAAGGCCCCCGGGGCCAGAGAGACCCGCATCCTCTGGGACGTGCCTGCTCCCGGCCGGCCTCTTAACGGGGCGCTGCCATCGGGGTTCCCGTCCAGCCAGAAGCTAACAG GGGCGGACCTGCTGGAGGAGCACTTGGTGGAGATCCGCAGCCTGCGCCAGCGCCTGGAGGAGTCCATCTGCACCAACGACCGGCTCCGGGAGCAGCTCGAGCGCCGCCTGGCCTCTACCGGCAAGGCCAGCG GTTTGCCCGGCGATGTGTACACCCAGGGGCCGGAGCCGGGGCTGCAGCTGAGCGGGGAGAACCGGGCACTGCGCGAGGACAACCAGACCCTGCGGCTGCAGTGCGACCATCTCTCCCGAG AGCTGGCACGGGTGCAGGAGGCACTCTTGGCTGCCTGCTCCCGGGTGCGGGAGGCTGAAGCAGAGCTGGGCCAGAGGCGCGGGGAGCAGTGCAGGCTGGCGGAGGAGCTCACCAAGCACCAGGAGAGCATCCGGCAGCTCCGGGACGAGCGGCTCTCTCTGCAGGATGACAACAACAG gctgcagcacacgGTGacgctcctgcagcagcagtgtgatGAGCAccgcctgctcctgcaggcccTGCGCACAGAGCTGCATGTTTATGAGagcctccccggccccgctgccgaGCCCCGTGCAG GCTGCTTCCCGTCCCCTCCGGTGCGGGATGTTGGCACCAGCTCAGCAGCCTTCTCCCCAACACCCTCTAAGACATCGGTGCCCCGGCAGGTGGAGG AGACGCTTGGGGCAGACCCAGCGGTGAGGAGGAGCGAGGGACCGCCGGGGGCTCACGTCGTCGGCCGCCTGGACACCTACCGGTCCCTGGAGCAGCGCATCCTGGAGGGAAAGGCACTGGCCCGTGAGCTGACGTGTGTGACGCGCCCGGTGCTCGGGCTGCCCAACCACCTGCTCCCGGGAAAGGAG GTCCCGGGGTGCACGGGCGCAGGACACCTCTGGGGCAGCGCCAGCACCCTGCACCGCGTCCTGGAGGAGTGTGCCTCTCTCCTCACCACCTTCTGGAGCACCGTGCTGCCCGTCAGCCCTGCCCAGCATCAGGGCAAG GAGCAGGCTTTACAGGGTGAGATCGCAGCGCTGCGTGCCCAGCTCTCTGAGAAGGAGGATGCCCTGCAGAGCACGGCTGAGCAACTCCGCAGCATGGCCCGGCTCAAGGACAGCATGGAGCAGTTCATCGTGAGCCAGC TGACCAGGACTCACAGCGTGCTGCGCAAGGCCAGGACGAACCTGGAG GTGAAGGCCCAGCAAGCCCTGCCTGTCGTGTGA